A region of Corvus cornix cornix isolate S_Up_H32 chromosome 3, ASM73873v5, whole genome shotgun sequence DNA encodes the following proteins:
- the LOC104693474 gene encoding muscular LMNA-interacting protein isoform X1, translating to MELGKRESKASGREALEEKQMVTSQESGTKPLTFTFVPSIGQLPTHFEVVDISKFLVTIPEDPKDLSNLNIVNKSDTVSDELVLKSGAKQDCVSTVCTDSTRTAFRSLGCNSSKGEMQENDLFKAEFILITDSGDEDEVAAASNNVHQPSNGYGPISAQLLTTSHVSPGTGAGKPPGDGHLPGAALSHGTTDPQKHQLISTLSTSDHLSSKPPAVHLISPINQKVACGAMVNMNQASSLDESCNNWQSATGFSKQDSSLYFQSVSHSSSPSMSKISSSASKSWYSTPQLSDNLQTPSLYSPGCVCKMGGFSTSSVPARSSSLSSNPPCSTEIQRSLAQSLSPSSSKRLNALSPLPVHIITHSLCPSPKPLSPPSLYGSSSTICSINEPCSQTLSRGNSAKSGVKSPLPTRLTLLTAILRSGSSQQRPLSPASCPTFSPSSLSSSTFAIDQKFETTPPTPKKSVLSPPISLDSPNKEDYWLSGWAQHLLLPSKPHPTPRARSLSPKKHLPVQSLSPDFRNSLSSPVSSHRRSVASPDMQSSLPPPCAPAPSSLAFPTSPSPEGPRYSASRSQGPQKSHRVHTYSPIFTCRSYPLLSSTNLSSALSPTLEKHSSPSPSLLHSPSRSKSDSSQTSVQEISASSPTPSSISEQWSLPQRHSTPLVPQTSSINSHPLQFNSSLVQANFRSNSSSPRPEHSATSSVLKCRSPISDKSPGTLPSRPRELTSPQSFSLPPDHENIKPKQYKIKTSYKAFAAIPTNTLLMEQKALEEPTKPAGVTEGAALDTHSEMCSPAQLRQQTEELCAVIDQVLQDPLTMRRCESSPSFLQMSTESDVGKMSTTLQRAAGRETRYANLYKSVPIVTESQLTKPGVIRPAQAKGKSAQQKEEPYQPNPFKKYLEEISDQNIEQPSHPMVPIPENETLISKEVSNERGSV from the exons gTCACTTCTCAAGAATCTGGAACCAAACCATTGACCTTCACGTTTGTACCATCCATTGGACAACTTCCAACTCATTTTGAGGTTGTGGATATCTCTAAGTTCCTTGTGACAATTCCAGAGGATCCAAAGGATCTGAGCAACCTAAATATTGTAAATAAG TCTGACACAGTCTCTGATGAGCTGGTCTTAAAGAGTGGGGCCAAACAAGACTGTGTGTCCACTGTCTGTACAGACAGCACCCGAACGGCTTTCCGGTCCCTGGGGTGTAATTCaagcaaaggagaaatgcaGGAGAATGACCTGTTTAAGGCTGAGTTTATCCTGATTACGGACTCTGGTGATGAAGATGAAGTAGCTGCAGCCTCGAACAACGTCCATCAGCCTTCCAATGGCTACGGTCCCAtcagtgctcagctgctgaCCACATCGCACGTTTCCCCTGGCACTGGGGCAGGGAAACCTCCTGGTGATGGGCACCTTCCAGGTGCTGCACTTTCCCATGGTACTACTGATCCACAAAAACATCAG ttaATTTCTACTCTTTCCACCTCTGATCATCTTTCCTCTAAACCACCTGCTGTCCACTTAATTTCTCCAATTAATCAGAAAGTAGCGTGCGGTGCCATGGTTAACATGAATCAAGCCTCTTCGCTGGACGAGTCCTGTAACAACTGGCAGTCAGCAACCGGGTTTTCTAAGCAAGACTCATCTCTCTACTTTCAGTCTGTTTCCCATAGTTCATCTCCCTCAATGTCTAAAATATCCTCTTCTGCATCAAAGAGTTGGTACTCCACTCCTCAATTGTCTGATAACCTACAAACACCAAGTCTCTATAGTCCTGGCTGTGTTTGCAAAATGGGAGGCTTCTCCACATCCTCTGTTCCTGCAAGGAGCTCAAGTCTTTCCTCCAATCCTCCATGTTCAACGGAAATTCAAAGATCTTTAGCTCAGTCTCTATCCCCCAGTTCTTCCAAAAGATTGAATGCTTTGTCTCCTCTCCCTGTACATATAATAACACATTCATTATGTCCTAGCCCTAAACCTTTGTCTCCACCCTCTCTTTATGGGTCCTCTTCGACCATATGTAGTATAAATGAGCCTTGCTCACAAACGTTATCCAGAGGAAATTCAGCCAAGTCAGGAGTCAAATCCCCTCTGCCAACAAGACTGACTCTCTTAACTGCTATTTTGAGATCAGGCTCCTCTCAGCAGAGACcactttctcctgcttcttGTCCCACATTTTCCCCCAGCTCCCTTAGTTCATCAACATTTGCAATAGATCAAAAGTTCGAAACAACTCCCCCAACCCCCAAGAAATCTGTTTTAAGCCCTCCTATAAGCCTAGATTCTCCCAACAAAGAGGATTATTGGCTTTCAGGATGGGCTCAGCATCTGCTTTTACCTTCCAAGCCACATCCCACGCCTCGAGCGAGGTCCCTTTCTCCTAAAAAGCACCTTCCAGTTCAATCACTTTCTCCAGACTTCCGAAATTCTCTGTCATCCCCTGTCTCCTCCCACAGAAGATCAGTTGCCTCTCCAGATATGCAGTCTTCACTGCCTCCTCCTTGTGCCCCGGCTCCCTCTTCCTTAGCATTCCCCACCTCTCCTTCTCCAGAAGGGCCGAGGTATTCTGCCTCCAGGTCCCAGGGCCCTCAGAAGTCTCACAGAGTACACACTTACTCACCCATCTTTACTTGCCGGTCATACCCTTTGCTTTCTTCTACCAATCTTAGTAGTGCATTGTCTCCCACCCTAGAAAAACACTCATCTCCTTCCCCAAGTCTTTTGCACTCACCTTCTAGATCTAAATCAGATTCATCCCAAACATCTGTTCAGGAGATCAGTGCCTCCTCTCCTACCCCTTCTAGCATCTCAGAGCAGTGGTCTCTCCCACAGCGTCACTCTACCCCACTGGTTCCACAAACTAGTAGTATTAATTCCCATCCACTGCAATTTAATTCTTCATTGGTGCAAGCAAATTTTAGGTCTAACTCCTCCTCTCCAAGACCTGAGCATTCTGCCACCTCATCCGTGTTAAAGTGCAGATCTCCCATCTCAGACAAGTCACCAGGCACACTACCATCAAGACCCAGAGAGCTGACTTCGCCACAGtctttttccctgcctcctgaCCATGAAAACATCAAACCCAAG CAGTACAAGATCAAGACAAGCTACAAGGCATTTGCAGCAATCCCTACAAACACATTGCTTATGGAACAGAAG GCATTAGAAGAGCCGACCAAGCCTGCTGGTGTGACTGAAGGAGCTGCTTTGGACACTCATTCAGAG ATGtgctcccctgcccagctcagaCAACAGACAGAAGAGCTGTGTGCTGTCATTGATCAAGTCCTGCAGGACCCATTGACTATG cgCCGGTGTGAGTCTTCTCCAAGTTTTCTGCAGATGAGCACGGAGTCAGATGTTGGCAAG atGTCAACAACattgcagagagcagctgggcgTGAAACCAGATAT GCCAACCTTTACAAGTCGGTGCCTATAGTAACTGAGAGTCAGCTG
- the LOC104693474 gene encoding muscular LMNA-interacting protein isoform X2 gives MELGKRESKASGREALEEKQMVTSQESGTKPLTFTFVPSIGQLPTHFEVVDISKFLVTIPEDPKDLSNLNIVNKSDTVSDELVLKSGAKQDCVSTVCTDSTRTAFRSLGCNSSKGEMQENDLFKAEFILITDSGDEDEVAAASNNVHQPSNGYGPISAQLLTTSHVSPGTGAGKPPGDGHLPGAALSHGTTDPQKHQLISTLSTSDHLSSKPPAVHLISPINQKVACGAMVNMNQASSLDESCNNWQSATGFSKQDSSLYFQSVSHSSSPSMSKISSSASKSWYSTPQLSDNLQTPSLYSPGCVCKMGGFSTSSVPARSSSLSSNPPCSTEIQRSLAQSLSPSSSKRLNALSPLPVHIITHSLCPSPKPLSPPSLYGSSSTICSINEPCSQTLSRGNSAKSGVKSPLPTRLTLLTAILRSGSSQQRPLSPASCPTFSPSSLSSSTFAIDQKFETTPPTPKKSVLSPPISLDSPNKEDYWLSGWAQHLLLPSKPHPTPRARSLSPKKHLPVQSLSPDFRNSLSSPVSSHRRSVASPDMQSSLPPPCAPAPSSLAFPTSPSPEGPRYSASRSQGPQKSHRVHTYSPIFTCRSYPLLSSTNLSSALSPTLEKHSSPSPSLLHSPSRSKSDSSQTSVQEISASSPTPSSISEQWSLPQRHSTPLVPQTSSINSHPLQFNSSLVQANFRSNSSSPRPEHSATSSVLKCRSPISDKSPGTLPSRPRELTSPQSFSLPPDHENIKPKQYKIKTSYKAFAAIPTNTLLMEQKALEEPTKPAGVTEGAALDTHSEMCSPAQLRQQTEELCAVIDQVLQDPLTMRRCESSPSFLQMSTESDVGKMSTTLQRAAGRETRYANLYKSVPIVTESQLPSHPMVPIPENETLISKEVSNERGSV, from the exons gTCACTTCTCAAGAATCTGGAACCAAACCATTGACCTTCACGTTTGTACCATCCATTGGACAACTTCCAACTCATTTTGAGGTTGTGGATATCTCTAAGTTCCTTGTGACAATTCCAGAGGATCCAAAGGATCTGAGCAACCTAAATATTGTAAATAAG TCTGACACAGTCTCTGATGAGCTGGTCTTAAAGAGTGGGGCCAAACAAGACTGTGTGTCCACTGTCTGTACAGACAGCACCCGAACGGCTTTCCGGTCCCTGGGGTGTAATTCaagcaaaggagaaatgcaGGAGAATGACCTGTTTAAGGCTGAGTTTATCCTGATTACGGACTCTGGTGATGAAGATGAAGTAGCTGCAGCCTCGAACAACGTCCATCAGCCTTCCAATGGCTACGGTCCCAtcagtgctcagctgctgaCCACATCGCACGTTTCCCCTGGCACTGGGGCAGGGAAACCTCCTGGTGATGGGCACCTTCCAGGTGCTGCACTTTCCCATGGTACTACTGATCCACAAAAACATCAG ttaATTTCTACTCTTTCCACCTCTGATCATCTTTCCTCTAAACCACCTGCTGTCCACTTAATTTCTCCAATTAATCAGAAAGTAGCGTGCGGTGCCATGGTTAACATGAATCAAGCCTCTTCGCTGGACGAGTCCTGTAACAACTGGCAGTCAGCAACCGGGTTTTCTAAGCAAGACTCATCTCTCTACTTTCAGTCTGTTTCCCATAGTTCATCTCCCTCAATGTCTAAAATATCCTCTTCTGCATCAAAGAGTTGGTACTCCACTCCTCAATTGTCTGATAACCTACAAACACCAAGTCTCTATAGTCCTGGCTGTGTTTGCAAAATGGGAGGCTTCTCCACATCCTCTGTTCCTGCAAGGAGCTCAAGTCTTTCCTCCAATCCTCCATGTTCAACGGAAATTCAAAGATCTTTAGCTCAGTCTCTATCCCCCAGTTCTTCCAAAAGATTGAATGCTTTGTCTCCTCTCCCTGTACATATAATAACACATTCATTATGTCCTAGCCCTAAACCTTTGTCTCCACCCTCTCTTTATGGGTCCTCTTCGACCATATGTAGTATAAATGAGCCTTGCTCACAAACGTTATCCAGAGGAAATTCAGCCAAGTCAGGAGTCAAATCCCCTCTGCCAACAAGACTGACTCTCTTAACTGCTATTTTGAGATCAGGCTCCTCTCAGCAGAGACcactttctcctgcttcttGTCCCACATTTTCCCCCAGCTCCCTTAGTTCATCAACATTTGCAATAGATCAAAAGTTCGAAACAACTCCCCCAACCCCCAAGAAATCTGTTTTAAGCCCTCCTATAAGCCTAGATTCTCCCAACAAAGAGGATTATTGGCTTTCAGGATGGGCTCAGCATCTGCTTTTACCTTCCAAGCCACATCCCACGCCTCGAGCGAGGTCCCTTTCTCCTAAAAAGCACCTTCCAGTTCAATCACTTTCTCCAGACTTCCGAAATTCTCTGTCATCCCCTGTCTCCTCCCACAGAAGATCAGTTGCCTCTCCAGATATGCAGTCTTCACTGCCTCCTCCTTGTGCCCCGGCTCCCTCTTCCTTAGCATTCCCCACCTCTCCTTCTCCAGAAGGGCCGAGGTATTCTGCCTCCAGGTCCCAGGGCCCTCAGAAGTCTCACAGAGTACACACTTACTCACCCATCTTTACTTGCCGGTCATACCCTTTGCTTTCTTCTACCAATCTTAGTAGTGCATTGTCTCCCACCCTAGAAAAACACTCATCTCCTTCCCCAAGTCTTTTGCACTCACCTTCTAGATCTAAATCAGATTCATCCCAAACATCTGTTCAGGAGATCAGTGCCTCCTCTCCTACCCCTTCTAGCATCTCAGAGCAGTGGTCTCTCCCACAGCGTCACTCTACCCCACTGGTTCCACAAACTAGTAGTATTAATTCCCATCCACTGCAATTTAATTCTTCATTGGTGCAAGCAAATTTTAGGTCTAACTCCTCCTCTCCAAGACCTGAGCATTCTGCCACCTCATCCGTGTTAAAGTGCAGATCTCCCATCTCAGACAAGTCACCAGGCACACTACCATCAAGACCCAGAGAGCTGACTTCGCCACAGtctttttccctgcctcctgaCCATGAAAACATCAAACCCAAG CAGTACAAGATCAAGACAAGCTACAAGGCATTTGCAGCAATCCCTACAAACACATTGCTTATGGAACAGAAG GCATTAGAAGAGCCGACCAAGCCTGCTGGTGTGACTGAAGGAGCTGCTTTGGACACTCATTCAGAG ATGtgctcccctgcccagctcagaCAACAGACAGAAGAGCTGTGTGCTGTCATTGATCAAGTCCTGCAGGACCCATTGACTATG cgCCGGTGTGAGTCTTCTCCAAGTTTTCTGCAGATGAGCACGGAGTCAGATGTTGGCAAG atGTCAACAACattgcagagagcagctgggcgTGAAACCAGATAT GCCAACCTTTACAAGTCGGTGCCTATAGTAACTGAGAGTCAGCTG